From the genome of Thauera chlorobenzoica:
CGACGAGGTCGTCGATTGCCTGCGGCGCCATCGCGGACGGGACGGGGACGACGGGGCGTGCGGGCGCAAGCCCGTGCCGGGCTGAGCGTGCCTGCCCGCGGCCGGAGCGGAAGGGCGTGCGGCGACCGGGCCGGGGTGATCGGGGGCGTTGCCGATGAAGGGGAGGCGAGATCGCGATGACGGCGAAACAGCTGGTGTTCCGTGACGATGCGTATCGGCGCATCCTGCGCGGAGTGGATGTGCTGGCCAATGCAGTCAGGGAAACACTCGGCCCGTGTGCGCGGACCGTGCTCCTGGAACAGCCATCCGGGCCGCCGGTGGTGATCAACTCGGGCGTCGTCGTCGCGCGCGCGATCACTCTTCCCGACCCGTTCGAGAACATCGGGGTCGATCTGGTGCGCGAGGCCGCGGCGCGCACCTCCGAAGTGGCCGGTGACGGCACCACCACGGCGACCCTGCTGGCCGCGGCGATCGTGCGTGAAGGGGTGAAGTACGTGGCCGCCGGGGGCAACCCGATGGACCTCAAACGTGGCATCGACAGGGCGGTGGCCGCGCTGGTGCCGATGCTGCATGCGATTGCGCGGCCGTGCACGGCACGGCGGGAGATCGCCCAGGTGGCGGGAATCTCGGCGAACAACGACGAAGGGATCGGCACCCTGATCGCCGATGCGATGGCGCGCGTCGGCAACGAGGGGGCGATCACCGTCGAGGAGGGCTCCGGCCTGGAGAGCACGCTCACCGTGGTCGAGGGCATGCAGTTCGACCGCGGCTACCTGTCGCCCTACTTCATCAATGTCGAGGGCGGCACGCGTGTCGTGCTCGAGGATGCGGCGGTCCTGGTCTGTGCGCGCAAGCTGTCCGTCGTCACCGAGTTGCTGCCGGCGCTCGAGGTGGCGGCGGGCAAGGGCTGGCCGCTGCTGCTGATCGCCGAGGACATCGAGGGGGATGCGCTGGCCCTGCTCGTGATCAACACCTTGCGCGGCACCCTCAAGGCCTGCGCGGTGAAGGCGCCCGCCTTCGGCGAGCGGCAGCGCGCGATGCTCGAGGACATCGCGGTGCTGACGGCGGCGACGCTGGTCGATGCGCAATCCGGGATCGGGCTCGCCGGGCTGACGGCCGGGCAGTTCGGCCACGTGCGGCGGGTCGAGGTCGACAAGGACGCCTGCACCCTGATCGGCGGTTGCGGCACGCGGGAGCGGATCGACGCCCGCATCGGCCAGCTCCGCGCCGAGCGGGAGCGGGCCGGCGCGGACGATGCCCGCGAGGGGCTCGACCAGCGCCTCGCGTGCCTGGCGGGGGGCGTGGCGATGATCAAGGTGGGCGGGGCCAGCGAGGCCGAGATGAAGGAGCGCCGCGCCCGCGTCGAGGACGCGCTGCATGCGACCCGCGCCGCGGTGGCCGAAGGCATCCTCCCCGGCGGCGGCGTCGCGCTGCTGCGCGCCGGTGCCGTGCTTGAAACGCTGCACGGAGCCGGCCACGACGAGGACTGCGGCGTGCGCATCGTGCAGCGCGCGATCGAGGAGCCGTTGCGGCAACTGGTGGCCAACGCCGGCCTCGATGCCGCGGTGGTGATCGAGCGCGTGCTTGCCGGCGACGGCGCGTTCGGCTTCAACGCCGCAAGCGGTGAATACGGCGACCTGGTGGCAATGGGGGTGCTCGACCCGTGCAAGGTGACGCGCTGCGCGCTGCAAAACGCAGCTTCGGTGGCCGGACTGATCCTGACCATCGGTTGCATGGTGGCGCCGGCTCCTGCGGGCGGGGGATAGCGTGGCACGGGAAATGGCCGCGGCAGGGCTGTGCCGGCCGCAGCATGATGGAGACGAACGGAGGGCAGTGTCCATGCATCGTTCCGCGGTCATCCGCAAGCACGCCGCCGATCTGGCGGTGCCGCCCAATCTCGCCGACTACGCGGTGACCTGCGCCGGCTTTTTGTGGACGGCGGTGCGTGCCGAACTGGACGGTTTCCCGGGGGGCGGCCTGAACATCGCCCATGAGGCGGTCGAGCGCCATGCCCGCGGCGAGCGCTGCACGCGGGTGGCGTTCCGCTTTCTCGGTCAGGACGCGGTGCGCGAGCTCAGCTACGGCGAACTCGCCCGCCTCACCGCCCGTTTCGCCAACGTCCTGGCCGGCCTCGGCGTGTGCCGCGGCGAACGCGTGTTCGTGCTCGCCGGGCGCATTCCCGAGCTGTACGTCGCGGTGCTGGGCAGCCTGCGCTGCGGCTGCGTGGCGTCGCCGCTGTTTTCCGCTTTCGGCCCGGAGCCGATCGCGACCCGGATCGGGCTCGGCGAAGGTGCGGTGCTGGTCACCACCGACCTGCTCTATGCACGCAAGGTGGAGAAGATGCGTGCCCGGCTGCCGACGCTGCGCCACGTCCTGCTCGTCGGCGAGGGCGGCGGGGCGGTGGAGGCGGGCATGCTTGGCCCGGGAACGCACGACCTGGGAGCGCTGATGGCGGGCGCGGCCGACTCCTTCGTCACGGCCGAGACCCGGGCCGAGGATCCCGCCCTGCTGCACTTCACCAGCGGCACCACCGGGACCCCCAAGGGGGCGCTGCACGTGCACGCTGCGGTCCTGACCCACTGGGCGAGCGGACGTTATGCGCTCGATCTGCACGACGACGACGTCTTCTGGTGCACCGCCGATCCGGGCTGGGTCACCGGGACTTCGTACGGCATCGTCGCGCCCCTGGTGCACGGGGTGAGCTCGATCGTGGACGAGGCCGAGTTCGATGCCGGGCGCTGGTACCGGATCCTCGCCGACGAGCGGGTCAGCGTGTGGTACACCGCGCCGACCGCGATCCGCATGCTGATGAAGGCCGGTGCGGAACTGGCGCACCAGCAGGCCTTCCCGCGCCTGCGCCTGGTCGCCAGCGTCGGCGAACCGCTCAACCCCGAGGCCGTGTGGTGGGGCAAGGAAGTGCTCGGCCATCCGATCCACGACAACTGGTGGCAGACCGAGACCGGCGGCATCATGATCGCCAACCTGCCGGCGCTCGACATCAAGCCCGGCTCGATGGGCAGGCCGCTGCCCGGAGTCGAGGCGGCGGTCGTGCGCCGGCGCGAGGACGGCAGTGTCGAGCGGGTGACGACGCCCGGCGAGGAAGGCGAGCTCGCGCTCAAGCGTGGCTGGCCGTCGATGTTGCGCGGTTACCTGAACGACGAGGCGCGCTACCGCAAGTGCTTCGCCGGCGACTGGTACCTGAGCGGCGACCTGGTGCGCTGCGACGCCGACGGTTACTTCTGGTTCGTTGGTCGCAGCGACGACGTGATCAAGTCCGCCGGCCACCTGATCGGCCCGTTCGAGGTCGAGAGCGCGCTGATGGAACACCCGGCGGTGGCTGAGGCGGGGGTGATCGGCAAGCCCGACGAGATTGCCGGCGAGGTGGTGAAGGCCTTCGTCTCGCTGAAAAAAGGGTTCGAGCCCGGCGAGGCGCTGCGCATGGAGCTCCTCGGCCATGCGCGTCGGCGGCTGGGGGCGGCGGTGGCGCCGAAGGAAATCGATTTCCTCGCCGTGCTGCCGCGAACGCGCAGCGGCAAGATCATGCGCCGGCTGCTGAAGGCGCGGGAGCTGGGGCTGCCGGAGGGCGACACGTCGACGCTGGAGGCCGGAGCATGAACAGCGGACGCGATGCTTCTGCAGGGCAGGCCCGGGCTGCGCCGGACCCCGCGCCGGTCCCGGCGCTGCGCCTGCTCGCCGACATGCTGCGCATCCGCCGCATGGAGGAAAAGTGCGCCGAGCTTTACGGCACGGGCCGGATCCGCGGCTTCCTCCACCTCTATATCGGCGAGGAGGCCTGCGCCACCGGCACGATCCATGCGCTGGAGGCCGGGGACAACGTCGTTGCCACCTACCGCGAGCACGGCCATGCGCTGCTGCGCGGGGTCGGCATGGAGGCGATCATGGCCGAGATGTTCGGCAAGGCGACGGGCTGCTCGCGCGGTCGTGGTGGCTCGATGCACCTGTTCGATGTCGCACACCGCTTCTATGGCGGTAATGCGATTGTCGGTGGGGGACTGCCGCTCGCGGTCGGCCTGGCGCTGGCGGACCGGCTGCAGGGCCGGCCCGGCGTGACGGCCTGCATTTTCGGCGAGGGGGCGGTCGCCGAAGGCGCTTTCCACGAGTCGATGAACCTGGCCGCGCTGTGGCGGCTGCCGGTGCTGTTCTGCTGCGAGAACAACTTGTACGCGATGGGTACCGCGCTCGCACGCTCCGAATCGCAGACCGATCTGTGTGCCAAGGCAGCGGGCTACGCGGTGCCTGCTGCCCGTGCCGACGGCATGGACGTGGGTGCGGTTTGCGCCGCGGTGCGGGCGGCGGCGCAAGCGGTGCGGGCGGATGGCGGCCCCTTCTTCGTCGAGCTGCAGACCTACCGTTTTCGCGCCCATTCGATGTTCGATCCCGAGCTGTACCGCGACAAGGCCGAAGTCGCGCGCTGGAAGGCGCGCGATCCGATCGAGGTTTGTGTTGCTGCCCTGAAGGCGGAGGGCGTGCTCACCGAGGCCGCCTTCTCCGCCCTCGACGCGGCGGCTCAGGCCGAAGTGGAGGCGGCGGTTGCGTCTGCCGAAGCGGCCGCGCCGGAAGCCGTGGCGGATCTGCTGAAGGACGTCCATTCTCCCGGAGCCGGAGCATGAGGAGCAGCTACCGTGAAGCCCTGCGCGCGGCGCTGCGCGAAGCCCTGGTGAAGGATCCACGGGTGTTCCTGATGGGCGAGGACGTCGGCTGCTACGGCGGCACGTATGCGGTCTCGAAGGGCTTGCTCGAAGAATTCGGCCCCGAGCGCATCCGCGATACGCCGCTGTCCGAACTCGGGTTCGTCGGTGCCGGCGTGGGCGCCGCGCTGGGCGGGATGCGGCCGATCGTCGAGGTGATGACGGTCAATTTCAGCCTGCTGGCGCTCGATCAGATCGTCAACAGCGCCGCGTTGCTGCGCCACATGTCCGGCGGGCAGCTGTCGGTGCCGCTGGTGCTGCGCATGGCGACCGGCGCCGGCCGCCAGCTCGCGGCCCAGCATTCTCACAGTCTGGAAAACTGGTACGCCCATATTCCCGGCATCCGGGTGCTGGCGCCGGGTACCGTGGCCGATGCGCGCGGGATGCTCGCGGCGGCGCTTGCGGACCCGGACCCGGTGGTGATCTTCGAGCACGTGCAGCTCTACGGCCTCGAAGACGAACTGCCTGAAGCGATCGATGCGTGCGACATCACCCGCGCCGCGGTGCGTCGGCCCGGTACCCGGGCGAGCGTGTTCGCCTGGGGCGGCTGCCTGCCCAAGGCGCTGCAGGCGGCACAGCAGCTGGCCGAGGGCGGGATCGATGTCGAAGTGGTCGACCTGCGGGTGCTGCGCCCGCTGGACTGGGAAACGATCGCCGCCTCGGTGCGCCGGACCCATCGTGCGGTGGTGGTCGATGAAGGCTGGAAGAGCGGCAGCCTGGCGGCGGAAGTGGTTGCCGGGCTCGTCGAGCGCTGCTTCTACGATCTGGACGCGCCGCCGCAGCGGGTGTGCAGCGCGGAAGTGCCGATCCCGTATGCGAAACAGTTGGAAGAGGCGGCGCTGCCGCAGCCGGAAAAGATTATCGCCGCGGTCGGGGAGGTGCTCGGTGTTTGAATTCAGGTTGCCTGCGCTTGGCGCCGACATGGATGAAGGGACGCTGCTGGAATGGTGCGTCCAGCCCGGCGACACGGTGAAGAAAGGCCAGGTGGTGGCGGTGGTCGATACGTCGAAGGCCGCCGTGGATGTGGAAATCTGGCAGGCGGGCACGGTGCACGAACTGCTTGCCGTGCCGGGCACCCGGATCCGGGTCGGCACGGTGATGGCGAGCCTGCTGGCGGAGGGCGAGGCACCTCCGGCGGCAGCGCCGCGCCTGCGCATCTCGCCGGCGGCGCGCCGGCGGGCCGCTGAGCTCGGGGTGGATCCGGCCACGGTGCACGGCACCGGCGCAGGCGGCGCGCTCACCCTGGCCGACGTCGAGCAGGCCGCGGCGCAGGGGGAAGGCCCGGCCCCGGGCGCAGAAACAGGGGGCGCGGGAGGGCGGGACCTCACCGTCCCCGCTGCGCGGGTGCCGCCGCTCGTTCCGGCTCAGCGTGAGGCCGAAACCCGACGCACGATCGCGGCAGCGATGAGCCGCGCGAAACGCGAGATTCCGCACTACTACCTGCTCGAGACCATCCCGCTGGCGCGTGCGGGCGCCTGGCTGGCGCAAGCCAATGCCGGGCGGCCGATCACCGGGCGGCTGCTGATGGCGGTGCTGCTGCTGAAAGCGGTGGCGCTGGCGTTGGGGAAGTTCCCGGCCTTGAACGGCTTCTACCGCGACGGCCGCTTCGAGCCGTCGGCAGCGATAAACCTCGGTGTCGCGATCTCGCTGCGCCAGGGGGGGCTGATCGCTCCTGCGCTGCACGATGCCGGGCATAAGCCGGTCGAGGTGCTGATGCAGGAACTCACCGATCTGGTGCGGCGGGCGCGCGCGGGCTCGCTGCGCAGTTCGGAAATGAGCGATCCGACGGTGACCGTGACCAACCTCGGCGAGCAGGGCGCAGAGGCGGTGGTGGGCGTGATCTACCCGCCACAGGTGGCGCTGGTCGGCTTCGGCCGGATCGACGTGCGGCCCTGGGTGCACGAAGACGGCAGCCTCGGGACCTGCCCGGCGGTGGTCGCCAGCCTGGCGGCCGATCACCGGGTTTCGGACGGCCATTACGGTGCGCGCTTCCTGGCCGAGTTGCGCGCGTTGCTGCAGCACCCGCAGGCCTTGCAGGCGGCGCAACCGGCCCCGGGGGCGGCGTGTGAAGCGGATGGGGAGGTGCGGTGATGAGCGGTGGAGAATTGAGCAGTGACGAACTGGGCAGTGACGAATTGCGGGCGATCGTGATCGAGACCCTGAAGACGGTTGCACCCGAACTGGACGAGGAGGCGCTGCGCTCCGACCGGCCTCTGCGCCGGCAGGTCGACCTGGATTCGATGGACTGGCTCAACTTCCTGGTCGGCCTGGCCGGGCGGCTGCAGGTCGAGATCGCCGAGGCCGACTACGGGAAATTGAACACGATCGACGACCTCGTCGCCCATCTGCGTACCCGGCTCGCCGCGCGCGGGGACTGAATCCGTCGCCTGGCGCAGGCGAAGGGACGGTGAACGGGGGCGTTTTCCGGCGGTACGCACTTCCCCGGCCCGGTCGCCGCGGGGGGCGCCGGTCCTCCGAGGTGGACGATCCGCTCCGGGCAGGGAACAATGCGGGCTCGGCCCCGGCCAGGGCCGGCTTCCATGCAACCGAAGGAGCGCATGCATGACTTCCCTGTTCGACCCCATCCGGGTCGGCGACCTCGACCTTGCCAACCGCATCGTCATGGCGCCGCTGACGCGCAACCGCGCCACCGCCGGCGAGCTGGCGGGACCGATGACCGTGGAGTACTACCGGCAGCGCGCCAGCGCCGGCCTGATCATCGCCGAAGGCAGCCAGATCAGCGCGATGGCGCAGGGCTACCTCGACACGCCGGGCATCTACACGCCGGAGCAGGTCGCGGCCTGGCGTAGGGTCACCGATGCCGTGCATGCCGCGGGCGGACGCATCGTGATCCAGCTCTGGCATGTCGGGCGCATTTCGCACGTGTCGCTGCTGCCGGGAGGGGCGGCGCCGGTGTCGTCCACCGCCCGGCGTGCGCCGACCCAGACCTTCACTCGCGACGGCTTCGTCGATGTTTCCACGCCGCGCGCGCTGCGCGACGACGAGTTGCCCGGGCTGGTCGCCGACTACCGCCACGCCGCGCGCTGCGCACGCGAAGCCGGCTTCGACGGTGTCGAAGTGCATGCCGCCAACACCTACCTGCTCGAGCAGTTCCTGCGCGACAGCGTCAACGACCGCAGCGGCCCTTACGGCGGCAGCATCGCCAACCGCGCCCGCCTGCTGCTGGAAGTGATGCAGGCCGTCAGTGCGGAGATCGGCGCCGGCCGTTGCGGCGTGCGCCTGAGCCCGATGATGACCTTCGGCGGCAGCACGCCGCGCGACAGCGACCCGCAGGCGCTCTACGGCTACGTCGTGGAGCAGCTCGCGCGGCTTGGCCTGGCCTACCTCCACGTCATCGAAGGCGAGACCGGCGGTGCCCGCCATCCGGCCGGCGCCCCCGTTTTCGACTACGACGCGCTGCGCCGCCGCTTTCCCGGCGCGTGGATGGTGAACAACGGCTATCGCCGTGCCGAGGCGATCGAGGCGGTCGCCGGCGGCCGGGCCGATCTGGTGGCGTTCGGCCGCCCCTTCATCTGCAACCCTGACCTCGTGCGCCGGCTGCGCGAGGACGCGCCGCTCAACCCGCTGCGCACCGACAAGCTCTACGGCGGCGGCGCCGAGGGCTATATCGACTACCCGACGCTGGAAGAAAGTAAAGAGGAGCAGGAATGAGCAGTAACAACGATATGCAGGCGTATCTGGCCCCGAGCGATTTTTTCGATTTCCACCATCCGCGCGTGCGCGACTTCATTGACGAGGCCGTCGGCGCTGCCGCCGATCCGGTGGAGCGCGCGGTGCGCCTGTATTACGCGGTGCGCGACGGCGTGCGCTACGACCCCTACCGCTTTTACATGAGAAGGGAATATTTCATCGCCAGCCGCACGGTCGCCGAGGGGGCCGCGTATTGCGTGCCGAAGGCCATCCTGCTGGCCGCGGCGGCGCGCGGCGCGGGCATCCCGGCGCGGGTGGGCTTCGCCGATGTGCGCAACCACCTCAGCACCGAGCGCCTGCGCGAGCTCGTCGGCGGCGACCTGTACCGCTGGCACGGCTACGTTGCGCTCCATCTGGAGGGGCGCTGGGTCAAGGCCACGCCGGCGTTCAACCTGCAGATGTGCGAGCGCTTCGACGTCAAGCCGCTCGAATTCAACGGCCGCGACGATTCGCTGATGCATCCTTACAACGCGCGCGACGAGCGCCACATGGAGTATGTGAACGAGCGCGGGGTGTTCGACGATTTTCCGTTCGAGGAACTCGTCGACGACATGCGGACCTTCCACCCGCGCCTGGTGGATGCGGCCGAAGCGAGCTTGAGAGGCGACTTCGAGCACGAGGCGATGGTCGATCGCTGAGCGAT
Proteins encoded in this window:
- the groL gene encoding chaperonin GroEL (60 kDa chaperone family; promotes refolding of misfolded polypeptides especially under stressful conditions; forms two stacked rings of heptamers to form a barrel-shaped 14mer; ends can be capped by GroES; misfolded proteins enter the barrel where they are refolded when GroES binds) translates to MTAKQLVFRDDAYRRILRGVDVLANAVRETLGPCARTVLLEQPSGPPVVINSGVVVARAITLPDPFENIGVDLVREAAARTSEVAGDGTTTATLLAAAIVREGVKYVAAGGNPMDLKRGIDRAVAALVPMLHAIARPCTARREIAQVAGISANNDEGIGTLIADAMARVGNEGAITVEEGSGLESTLTVVEGMQFDRGYLSPYFINVEGGTRVVLEDAAVLVCARKLSVVTELLPALEVAAGKGWPLLLIAEDIEGDALALLVINTLRGTLKACAVKAPAFGERQRAMLEDIAVLTAATLVDAQSGIGLAGLTAGQFGHVRRVEVDKDACTLIGGCGTRERIDARIGQLRAERERAGADDAREGLDQRLACLAGGVAMIKVGGASEAEMKERRARVEDALHATRAAVAEGILPGGGVALLRAGAVLETLHGAGHDEDCGVRIVQRAIEEPLRQLVANAGLDAAVVIERVLAGDGAFGFNAASGEYGDLVAMGVLDPCKVTRCALQNAASVAGLILTIGCMVAPAPAGGG
- the acsA gene encoding acetate--CoA ligase; this translates as MHRSAVIRKHAADLAVPPNLADYAVTCAGFLWTAVRAELDGFPGGGLNIAHEAVERHARGERCTRVAFRFLGQDAVRELSYGELARLTARFANVLAGLGVCRGERVFVLAGRIPELYVAVLGSLRCGCVASPLFSAFGPEPIATRIGLGEGAVLVTTDLLYARKVEKMRARLPTLRHVLLVGEGGGAVEAGMLGPGTHDLGALMAGAADSFVTAETRAEDPALLHFTSGTTGTPKGALHVHAAVLTHWASGRYALDLHDDDVFWCTADPGWVTGTSYGIVAPLVHGVSSIVDEAEFDAGRWYRILADERVSVWYTAPTAIRMLMKAGAELAHQQAFPRLRLVASVGEPLNPEAVWWGKEVLGHPIHDNWWQTETGGIMIANLPALDIKPGSMGRPLPGVEAAVVRRREDGSVERVTTPGEEGELALKRGWPSMLRGYLNDEARYRKCFAGDWYLSGDLVRCDADGYFWFVGRSDDVIKSAGHLIGPFEVESALMEHPAVAEAGVIGKPDEIAGEVVKAFVSLKKGFEPGEALRMELLGHARRRLGAAVAPKEIDFLAVLPRTRSGKIMRRLLKARELGLPEGDTSTLEAGA
- the pdhA gene encoding pyruvate dehydrogenase (acetyl-transferring) E1 component subunit alpha — encoded protein: MNSGRDASAGQARAAPDPAPVPALRLLADMLRIRRMEEKCAELYGTGRIRGFLHLYIGEEACATGTIHALEAGDNVVATYREHGHALLRGVGMEAIMAEMFGKATGCSRGRGGSMHLFDVAHRFYGGNAIVGGGLPLAVGLALADRLQGRPGVTACIFGEGAVAEGAFHESMNLAALWRLPVLFCCENNLYAMGTALARSESQTDLCAKAAGYAVPAARADGMDVGAVCAAVRAAAQAVRADGGPFFVELQTYRFRAHSMFDPELYRDKAEVARWKARDPIEVCVAALKAEGVLTEAAFSALDAAAQAEVEAAVASAEAAAPEAVADLLKDVHSPGAGA
- a CDS encoding alpha-ketoacid dehydrogenase subunit beta; the protein is MRSSYREALRAALREALVKDPRVFLMGEDVGCYGGTYAVSKGLLEEFGPERIRDTPLSELGFVGAGVGAALGGMRPIVEVMTVNFSLLALDQIVNSAALLRHMSGGQLSVPLVLRMATGAGRQLAAQHSHSLENWYAHIPGIRVLAPGTVADARGMLAAALADPDPVVIFEHVQLYGLEDELPEAIDACDITRAAVRRPGTRASVFAWGGCLPKALQAAQQLAEGGIDVEVVDLRVLRPLDWETIAASVRRTHRAVVVDEGWKSGSLAAEVVAGLVERCFYDLDAPPQRVCSAEVPIPYAKQLEEAALPQPEKIIAAVGEVLGV
- a CDS encoding dihydrolipoamide acetyltransferase family protein is translated as MFEFRLPALGADMDEGTLLEWCVQPGDTVKKGQVVAVVDTSKAAVDVEIWQAGTVHELLAVPGTRIRVGTVMASLLAEGEAPPAAAPRLRISPAARRRAAELGVDPATVHGTGAGGALTLADVEQAAAQGEGPAPGAETGGAGGRDLTVPAARVPPLVPAQREAETRRTIAAAMSRAKREIPHYYLLETIPLARAGAWLAQANAGRPITGRLLMAVLLLKAVALALGKFPALNGFYRDGRFEPSAAINLGVAISLRQGGLIAPALHDAGHKPVEVLMQELTDLVRRARAGSLRSSEMSDPTVTVTNLGEQGAEAVVGVIYPPQVALVGFGRIDVRPWVHEDGSLGTCPAVVASLAADHRVSDGHYGARFLAELRALLQHPQALQAAQPAPGAACEADGEVR
- a CDS encoding acyl carrier protein — its product is MSGGELSSDELGSDELRAIVIETLKTVAPELDEEALRSDRPLRRQVDLDSMDWLNFLVGLAGRLQVEIAEADYGKLNTIDDLVAHLRTRLAARGD
- a CDS encoding alkene reductase encodes the protein MTSLFDPIRVGDLDLANRIVMAPLTRNRATAGELAGPMTVEYYRQRASAGLIIAEGSQISAMAQGYLDTPGIYTPEQVAAWRRVTDAVHAAGGRIVIQLWHVGRISHVSLLPGGAAPVSSTARRAPTQTFTRDGFVDVSTPRALRDDELPGLVADYRHAARCAREAGFDGVEVHAANTYLLEQFLRDSVNDRSGPYGGSIANRARLLLEVMQAVSAEIGAGRCGVRLSPMMTFGGSTPRDSDPQALYGYVVEQLARLGLAYLHVIEGETGGARHPAGAPVFDYDALRRRFPGAWMVNNGYRRAEAIEAVAGGRADLVAFGRPFICNPDLVRRLREDAPLNPLRTDKLYGGGAEGYIDYPTLEESKEEQE
- a CDS encoding transglutaminase-like domain-containing protein; translated protein: MSSNNDMQAYLAPSDFFDFHHPRVRDFIDEAVGAAADPVERAVRLYYAVRDGVRYDPYRFYMRREYFIASRTVAEGAAYCVPKAILLAAAARGAGIPARVGFADVRNHLSTERLRELVGGDLYRWHGYVALHLEGRWVKATPAFNLQMCERFDVKPLEFNGRDDSLMHPYNARDERHMEYVNERGVFDDFPFEELVDDMRTFHPRLVDAAEASLRGDFEHEAMVDR